Proteins encoded in a region of the Piliocolobus tephrosceles isolate RC106 chromosome 18, ASM277652v3, whole genome shotgun sequence genome:
- the TSHZ1 gene encoding teashirt homolog 1 isoform X1: MPRRKQQAPRRSAAYVPEEELKAAEIDEEHVEDDGLSLDIQESEYMCNEETEIKEAQSYQNSPVSSATNQDAGYGSPFSESSDQLAHFKGSSSREEKEDPQCPDSVSYPQDSLAQIKAVYANLFSESCWSSLALDLKKSGSTTSTNDASQKESSAPTPTPPVCPASTAGPTASTPSTSCSSSTSHSSTTSTSSSSGYDWHQAALAKTLQQTSSYGLLPEPSLFSTVQLYRQNNKLYGSVFTGASKFRCKDCSAAYDTLVELTVHMNETGHYRDDNRDKDSEKTKRWSKPRKRSLMEMEGKEDAQKVLKCMYCGHSFESLQDLSVHMIKTKHYQKVPLKEPVPAITKLVPSTKKRALQDLAPPCSPEPAGMAAEVALSESAKDQKAANPYVTPNNRYGYQNGASYTWQFEARKAQILKCMECGSSHDTLQQLTAHMMVTGHFLKVTTSASKKGKQLVLEPVVEEKIQSIPLPPTTHTRLPAASIKKQPESPAGSTASEDKKEPEKEKLPVAGDAEKIKEESEDSSEKFEPSTLYPYLREEDLDDSPKGGLDILKSLENTVSTAISKAQNGAPSWGGYPSIHAAYQLPGTVKPLPAAVQSVQVQPSYAGGVKSLSSAEHNALLHSPGSLTPPPHKSNVSAMEELVEKVTGKVSVKKEERPPEKEKSSPAKAASPVAKENKDFPKTEEVSGKQQKKGPEAETGKAKKEGPPDVHTPNGTEPLKAKVTNGCNNLGIITDHSPEPSFINPLSALQSIMNTHLGKVSKPVGASLDPLAMLYKISNSMLDRPARPAAPVKQADAIDRYYYENSDQPIDLTKSKNKPLVSGMADPVASPLRESALMDISDMVKNLTGRLTPKSSTPSTVSEKSDADGSSFEEALDELSPVHKRKGRQSNWNPQHLLILQAQFASSLRETTEGKYIMSDLGPQERVHISKFTGLSMTTISHWLANVKYQLRRTGGTKFLKNLDTGHPVFFCNDCASQFRTASTYISHLETHLGFSLKDLSKLPLNQIQEQQNVSKVLANKPLGLLGATEEDLGSTFQCKLCNRTFASKHAVKLHLSKTHGKSPEDHLIYVTELEKQ, from the coding sequence CTTATGTTCCTGAGGAAGAATTGAAGGCAGCAGAAATAGATGAAGAGCATGTGGAGGATGACGGGCTGTCTTTGGACATTCAGGAAAGCGAGTACATGTGCAATGAAGAGACAGAGATCAAAGAGGCACAGAGCTACCAGAACTCCCCAGTCAGCTCTGCGACTAACCAGGACGCTGGCTACGGGTCGCCCTTCAGTGAGAGCAGCGACCAGCTGGCCCATTTCAAAGGCTCTTCCTCTCGAGAAGAGAAGGAGGATCCGCAGTGTCCCGACAGCGTCTCGTACCCCCAGGACAGCCTGGCACAGATCAAAGCTGTGTATGCAAACTTGTTCTCTGAGTCCTGCTGGTCCAGCTTAGCTCTGGATTTAAAGAAGTCGGGTTCCACCACCAGCACCAACGATGCCAGCCAGAAGGAGAgctccgcccccacccccacaccccccGTCTGCCCCGCCAGCACCGCAGGCCCCACGGCGAGCACGCCCAGCACCAGCTGCAGCTCCAGCACCAGCCACAGCAGTACCACCAGTACCAGCAGCAGCTCCGGGTACGACTGGCACCAGGCCGCACTGGCCAAGACGCTGCAGCAGACGTCCTCGTACGGGCTGCTCCCCGAGCCCAGCCTGTTCAGCACCGTGCAGCTCTACCGCCAGAACAACAAGCTCTACGGCTCCGTCTTCACCGGCGCCAGCAAGTTCCGGTGCAAAGACTGCAGCGCCGCGTACGACACGCTGGTGGAACTGACGGTGCACATGAACGAGACAGGCCACTACCGCGACGACAACAGGGACAAGGACTCTGAGAAGACCAAGCGGTGGTCCAAGCCCAGGAAGCGCTCCCTGATGGAGATGGAGGGGAAGGAGGACGCCCAGAAGGTGCTGAAGTGCATGTACTGTGGACACTCCTTCGAGTCCTTGCAGGACCTCAGCGTCCACATGATCAAAACCAAGCATTACCAGAAAGTGCCTCTGAAGGAGCCAGTGCCAGCCATCACCAAACTGGTCCCCTCCACCAAAAAGCGGGCGCTTCAGGACCTGGCGCCCCCCTGCTCCCCTGAGCCAGCAGGAATGGCCGCAGAGGTGGCCCTGAGTGAGTCAGCCAAGGATCAGAAAGCGGCGAACCCATACGTCACGCCCAATAACCGCTACGGCTACCAGAACGGTGCCAGCTACACCTGGCAGTTCGAGGCCCGCAAGGCGCAGATCCTCAAGTGCATGGAGTGTGGCAGCTCCCACGACACCCTGCAGCAGCTCACCGCCCACATGATGGTCACCGGGCACTTCCTGAAAgtgaccacctcagcctcaaagAAGGGCAAGCAGCTGGTGCTGGAGCCTGTGGTGGAAGAGAAGATCCAGTCCATCCCCCTGCCGCCCACCACCCACACGCGGCTGCCGGCCGCCAGCATCAAAAAGCAGCCGGAGTCTCCCGCGGGGTCCACAGCTTCGGAAGACAAGAAAGAGCCGGAGAAGGAGAAGCTGCCCGTGGCTGGTGATGCGGAGAAGATCAAGGAGGAGAGTGAGGACAGCTCGGAGAAATTTGAGCCCAGCACCCTGTACCCCTACCTGCGCGAGGAGGACCTAGACGACAGCCCCAAGGGAGGGCTGGACATTCTCAAGTCCCTGGAGAATACCGTCTCCACGGCCATTAGCAAAGCCCAGAATGGCGCGCCCTCGTGGGGTGGTTACCCCAGCATCCACGCGGCCTACCAGCTGCCGGGCACCGTGAAGCCACTCCCGGCGGCCGTGCAGAGTGTGCAGGTGCAGCCGTCCTATGCTGGCGGCGTCAAGTCGCTGTCTTCCGCCGAGCACAACGCCCTCCTGCACTCCCCGGGGAGCCTCACGCCCCCACCGCACAAGAGCAATGTGTCTGCCATGGAGGAGCTGGTGGAGAAGGTCACAGGCAAGGTCAGCGTCAAGAAGGAGGAGAGGCCCCCTGAAAAGGAGAAGAGCTCCCCGGCCAAGGCTGCGTCCCCCGTAGCAAAAGAGAATAAAGATTTCCCTAAAACGGAGGAAGTCAGCGGCAAACAACAGAAGAAGGGCCCTGAGGCTGAGACCGGGAAGGCCAAAAAGGAGGGACCGCCGGACGTTCACACCCCAAACGGCACAGAGCCTCTCAAAGCAAAGGTCACCAACGGCTGTAACAACCTGGGGATCATCACGGACCACTCGCCAGAGCCTTCCTTCATCAACCCGCTGAGTGCTTTGCAGTCCATCATGAACACGCACCTGGGCAAGGTGTCCAAGCCCGTGGGCGCCTCGCTGGACCCGCTGGCGATGCTCTACAAGATCAGCAACAGCATGCTGGACAGGCCGGCGCGCCCCGCCGCCCCCGTGAAGCAGGCCGACGCCATCGACCGCTACTACTACGAAAACAGCGACCAGCCCATTGACTTAACCAAGTCCAAGAACAAGCCGCTGGTGTCCGGCATGGCGGATCCGGTGGCGTCACCTCTGCGGGAGAGCGCGCTCATGGACATCTCCGACATGGTGAAGAATCTCACAGGCCGCCTGACGCCCAAGTCCTCCACGCCCTCCACGGTTTCGGAGAAGTCTGATGCTGACGGCAGCAGCTTTGAGGAGGCACTGGACGAGCTGTCACCTGTCCACAAGAGGAAGGGCCGGCAGTCCAACTGGAACCCACAGCACCTGCTCATCCTGCAGGCCCAGTTCGCCTCGAGCTTGCGGGAGACCACAGAGGGCAAGTACATCATGTCGGACCTGGGGCCACAGGAGAGGGTGCACATCTCGAAGTTTACCGGCCTCTCCATGACCACCATCAGCCACTGGCTGGCCAATGTGAAGTACCAGTTGAGGAGGACAGGGGGAACGAAATTCCTAAAGAACCTGGACACAGGGcatcctgttttcttttgcaacGATTGTGCCTCTCAGTTCAGAACTGCCTCTACATACATAAGTCATTTGGAGACGCACTTGGGCTTCAGCCTGAAGGATCTATCCAAGCTGCCACTCAATCAGATTCAAGAACAGCAGAATGTTTCGAAAGTCCTGGCCAACAAACCTCTGGGCCTGCTGGGGGCCACCGAGGAAGACTTGGGCTCCACATTCCAATGTAAGCTCTGCAACCGGACTTTTGCGAGCAAGCACGCAGTCAAACTGCACCTTAGCAAGACTCATGGCAAGTCCCCCGAGGACCACCTGATCTATGTGACTGAGTTGGAGAAACAGTAG
- the TSHZ1 gene encoding teashirt homolog 1 isoform X2 → MCNEETEIKEAQSYQNSPVSSATNQDAGYGSPFSESSDQLAHFKGSSSREEKEDPQCPDSVSYPQDSLAQIKAVYANLFSESCWSSLALDLKKSGSTTSTNDASQKESSAPTPTPPVCPASTAGPTASTPSTSCSSSTSHSSTTSTSSSSGYDWHQAALAKTLQQTSSYGLLPEPSLFSTVQLYRQNNKLYGSVFTGASKFRCKDCSAAYDTLVELTVHMNETGHYRDDNRDKDSEKTKRWSKPRKRSLMEMEGKEDAQKVLKCMYCGHSFESLQDLSVHMIKTKHYQKVPLKEPVPAITKLVPSTKKRALQDLAPPCSPEPAGMAAEVALSESAKDQKAANPYVTPNNRYGYQNGASYTWQFEARKAQILKCMECGSSHDTLQQLTAHMMVTGHFLKVTTSASKKGKQLVLEPVVEEKIQSIPLPPTTHTRLPAASIKKQPESPAGSTASEDKKEPEKEKLPVAGDAEKIKEESEDSSEKFEPSTLYPYLREEDLDDSPKGGLDILKSLENTVSTAISKAQNGAPSWGGYPSIHAAYQLPGTVKPLPAAVQSVQVQPSYAGGVKSLSSAEHNALLHSPGSLTPPPHKSNVSAMEELVEKVTGKVSVKKEERPPEKEKSSPAKAASPVAKENKDFPKTEEVSGKQQKKGPEAETGKAKKEGPPDVHTPNGTEPLKAKVTNGCNNLGIITDHSPEPSFINPLSALQSIMNTHLGKVSKPVGASLDPLAMLYKISNSMLDRPARPAAPVKQADAIDRYYYENSDQPIDLTKSKNKPLVSGMADPVASPLRESALMDISDMVKNLTGRLTPKSSTPSTVSEKSDADGSSFEEALDELSPVHKRKGRQSNWNPQHLLILQAQFASSLRETTEGKYIMSDLGPQERVHISKFTGLSMTTISHWLANVKYQLRRTGGTKFLKNLDTGHPVFFCNDCASQFRTASTYISHLETHLGFSLKDLSKLPLNQIQEQQNVSKVLANKPLGLLGATEEDLGSTFQCKLCNRTFASKHAVKLHLSKTHGKSPEDHLIYVTELEKQ, encoded by the coding sequence ATGTGCAATGAAGAGACAGAGATCAAAGAGGCACAGAGCTACCAGAACTCCCCAGTCAGCTCTGCGACTAACCAGGACGCTGGCTACGGGTCGCCCTTCAGTGAGAGCAGCGACCAGCTGGCCCATTTCAAAGGCTCTTCCTCTCGAGAAGAGAAGGAGGATCCGCAGTGTCCCGACAGCGTCTCGTACCCCCAGGACAGCCTGGCACAGATCAAAGCTGTGTATGCAAACTTGTTCTCTGAGTCCTGCTGGTCCAGCTTAGCTCTGGATTTAAAGAAGTCGGGTTCCACCACCAGCACCAACGATGCCAGCCAGAAGGAGAgctccgcccccacccccacaccccccGTCTGCCCCGCCAGCACCGCAGGCCCCACGGCGAGCACGCCCAGCACCAGCTGCAGCTCCAGCACCAGCCACAGCAGTACCACCAGTACCAGCAGCAGCTCCGGGTACGACTGGCACCAGGCCGCACTGGCCAAGACGCTGCAGCAGACGTCCTCGTACGGGCTGCTCCCCGAGCCCAGCCTGTTCAGCACCGTGCAGCTCTACCGCCAGAACAACAAGCTCTACGGCTCCGTCTTCACCGGCGCCAGCAAGTTCCGGTGCAAAGACTGCAGCGCCGCGTACGACACGCTGGTGGAACTGACGGTGCACATGAACGAGACAGGCCACTACCGCGACGACAACAGGGACAAGGACTCTGAGAAGACCAAGCGGTGGTCCAAGCCCAGGAAGCGCTCCCTGATGGAGATGGAGGGGAAGGAGGACGCCCAGAAGGTGCTGAAGTGCATGTACTGTGGACACTCCTTCGAGTCCTTGCAGGACCTCAGCGTCCACATGATCAAAACCAAGCATTACCAGAAAGTGCCTCTGAAGGAGCCAGTGCCAGCCATCACCAAACTGGTCCCCTCCACCAAAAAGCGGGCGCTTCAGGACCTGGCGCCCCCCTGCTCCCCTGAGCCAGCAGGAATGGCCGCAGAGGTGGCCCTGAGTGAGTCAGCCAAGGATCAGAAAGCGGCGAACCCATACGTCACGCCCAATAACCGCTACGGCTACCAGAACGGTGCCAGCTACACCTGGCAGTTCGAGGCCCGCAAGGCGCAGATCCTCAAGTGCATGGAGTGTGGCAGCTCCCACGACACCCTGCAGCAGCTCACCGCCCACATGATGGTCACCGGGCACTTCCTGAAAgtgaccacctcagcctcaaagAAGGGCAAGCAGCTGGTGCTGGAGCCTGTGGTGGAAGAGAAGATCCAGTCCATCCCCCTGCCGCCCACCACCCACACGCGGCTGCCGGCCGCCAGCATCAAAAAGCAGCCGGAGTCTCCCGCGGGGTCCACAGCTTCGGAAGACAAGAAAGAGCCGGAGAAGGAGAAGCTGCCCGTGGCTGGTGATGCGGAGAAGATCAAGGAGGAGAGTGAGGACAGCTCGGAGAAATTTGAGCCCAGCACCCTGTACCCCTACCTGCGCGAGGAGGACCTAGACGACAGCCCCAAGGGAGGGCTGGACATTCTCAAGTCCCTGGAGAATACCGTCTCCACGGCCATTAGCAAAGCCCAGAATGGCGCGCCCTCGTGGGGTGGTTACCCCAGCATCCACGCGGCCTACCAGCTGCCGGGCACCGTGAAGCCACTCCCGGCGGCCGTGCAGAGTGTGCAGGTGCAGCCGTCCTATGCTGGCGGCGTCAAGTCGCTGTCTTCCGCCGAGCACAACGCCCTCCTGCACTCCCCGGGGAGCCTCACGCCCCCACCGCACAAGAGCAATGTGTCTGCCATGGAGGAGCTGGTGGAGAAGGTCACAGGCAAGGTCAGCGTCAAGAAGGAGGAGAGGCCCCCTGAAAAGGAGAAGAGCTCCCCGGCCAAGGCTGCGTCCCCCGTAGCAAAAGAGAATAAAGATTTCCCTAAAACGGAGGAAGTCAGCGGCAAACAACAGAAGAAGGGCCCTGAGGCTGAGACCGGGAAGGCCAAAAAGGAGGGACCGCCGGACGTTCACACCCCAAACGGCACAGAGCCTCTCAAAGCAAAGGTCACCAACGGCTGTAACAACCTGGGGATCATCACGGACCACTCGCCAGAGCCTTCCTTCATCAACCCGCTGAGTGCTTTGCAGTCCATCATGAACACGCACCTGGGCAAGGTGTCCAAGCCCGTGGGCGCCTCGCTGGACCCGCTGGCGATGCTCTACAAGATCAGCAACAGCATGCTGGACAGGCCGGCGCGCCCCGCCGCCCCCGTGAAGCAGGCCGACGCCATCGACCGCTACTACTACGAAAACAGCGACCAGCCCATTGACTTAACCAAGTCCAAGAACAAGCCGCTGGTGTCCGGCATGGCGGATCCGGTGGCGTCACCTCTGCGGGAGAGCGCGCTCATGGACATCTCCGACATGGTGAAGAATCTCACAGGCCGCCTGACGCCCAAGTCCTCCACGCCCTCCACGGTTTCGGAGAAGTCTGATGCTGACGGCAGCAGCTTTGAGGAGGCACTGGACGAGCTGTCACCTGTCCACAAGAGGAAGGGCCGGCAGTCCAACTGGAACCCACAGCACCTGCTCATCCTGCAGGCCCAGTTCGCCTCGAGCTTGCGGGAGACCACAGAGGGCAAGTACATCATGTCGGACCTGGGGCCACAGGAGAGGGTGCACATCTCGAAGTTTACCGGCCTCTCCATGACCACCATCAGCCACTGGCTGGCCAATGTGAAGTACCAGTTGAGGAGGACAGGGGGAACGAAATTCCTAAAGAACCTGGACACAGGGcatcctgttttcttttgcaacGATTGTGCCTCTCAGTTCAGAACTGCCTCTACATACATAAGTCATTTGGAGACGCACTTGGGCTTCAGCCTGAAGGATCTATCCAAGCTGCCACTCAATCAGATTCAAGAACAGCAGAATGTTTCGAAAGTCCTGGCCAACAAACCTCTGGGCCTGCTGGGGGCCACCGAGGAAGACTTGGGCTCCACATTCCAATGTAAGCTCTGCAACCGGACTTTTGCGAGCAAGCACGCAGTCAAACTGCACCTTAGCAAGACTCATGGCAAGTCCCCCGAGGACCACCTGATCTATGTGACTGAGTTGGAGAAACAGTAG